Genomic segment of Corynebacterium appendicis CIP 107643:
GCTTCGCCGGTGCCGCCGGCGCCGGGGCAGGAGTGCTTGCGCGGCCGGGCTGCCACTGGCCCCAGTCTGCGGTGTAGACGTTGTTGATGTCGCACAGGTGGCCCTCGATGTGCTTCTGCCACTTGGCCTTCTGGTGAATATTCGCCCGCGGGTGGAGCTTTCCGCCCGAGCCCCAGTCGTGCTGCCAGAAGTACGAGCCGATGCCGTCCTCGATGCACCACTGGATGACGTTGTAGTTGCCGTACACGCCGGTCTTCAGCCCTGATGCGGACAGCGCCGTCTGGAACGCACGCAGGTACGGGCGGATCTGGTTGGTGTACTGCGTTCGCGTCGGGTTGTCGTCGATGGCGACGTAGATCGGTTTGCCGTTCGGGCCGCCGGCCGCGCGGTGGAGCTGGATCGCCTGCGGGGCGTGGACCGCGGCGCCGGCGGCGCCAGGCAGCCAGTCGGCGGTCTGGGCGCGGCCGTACTGGTACACAGAGGCGGTGAACAGGCCGTTGGCGGCGAAGTCGTGGGTCTCAGAGAGACGTACCGGCTTCGCCTTCATCCAGCTCACGGAGTCGGGGCGGGGCTGGGAGACGTAGCGGACCGCACCCATGTGGCCAGCGGCCTTGACGGCGCGACCAGAGGGAATGCCGCCAGCGTAGTCGAGGACGGTGCCGATGGGTTTACGGTTCTGGGCGTCGGCGGACGGGAGGCGGGAGACTCCGGCGGCACCGGCCGCGCCGAGGAGGGCGAGGGCGGAGGCGCGGCCCAGGAAACGGCGGCGGGAGAAAGCGTTAGTAGTCACAAGCAAAACATTAGCAACATGAATAACAAGTGGCCAGCGCAAACGCCGAAAGCTCGATTTTACACTTGTTTTCCAGTCCGGAAAGTGTCATGCTTTCCTATGTGGAAAACAAGGGGCATGCCATGAATGTGACAGAGGTGAATGAATCGCTAGCGGCCGTCCGCGACATCGAGGCGCGCGCCGCGCAGCTGCCGGTCCCGTGGGGCATGGTCACTGCCGCCGGGCTGACTTTCGGTCTCGGCATCGGCCTCATGCTCGCCGGTCATGTGTGGGGGCTGCTCGTCCTTCTCGTTTCGCTAGTTTTCATGATCGTGCTTGATTTTGGCAGCAAGCGGACTGTCCGCACTGCGATGAAGCAGGACGTGCAGCAAGAAGAGAATTCGTGGAGCTGGAAGCGGTTCCTGTCGTTCTTAGTGCTCTACACGATCGCGTATATCGGGATGCAGGTCTATGCCGACCACTACCCGGACGGGAACACGGCGGTCGGCATCGTCGTGGGAATCATTGCCGCCGCAGCGATGATTACGGGCTACGGCCTGACGTGGAGGAAGTTCCATTGATCGATCCAGTCATTCATCCCCTCAACCGGCTGAAGATCTGCGCGGCACTGCGCGCTGGAGGTGCGACGGAAGGCACGACGCGCCGCGAAATGAAGTTCTCGCGGCTGCGGGATATCACTGATCTGTCGGACGCGACCTTGTCCAAGCAGCTCAGCGTCTTAGAGGAGCACGGCTACGTCTCCAGGTTCCGTGAATACGGGTCAACACGTGCGAAGGACACCGTGTGGGTGACGCTCACCAGGGCAGGGGAAAGGGCCCTCGAAGGCCACCTCGACGCGCTCAACCGATACGCTGAGCCGCATGACGATACTGACTAGGACTCCGCAGGAGCTGAAGCAAGCGCTTATCGACGCCCCCGGGGTCTCCCTCGCCCCCACCATGGGTGCCCTGCACAGCGGCCACATCTCGCTCGTCCGTAAGGCCCAGAAGCTGGGCAACCCGGTGGTGGTGAGCATCTTCGTCAACCCTCTACAGTTCGCGCCGGGCGAGGACTTAGATGCCTATCCGCGCACGCTGGATGAGGACATCGCGAAGCTCGAGGCGGAAGGCGTCGACGCGGTCTTCGCGCCGAGCGTATCGACGATGTACCCTCATGGCCCCCGCACCACCATTCACCCCGGACCTTTGGGTGCCATCCTGGAGGGAAAGACTCGCCCGACGCATTTCGCCGGTGTACTCACCGTGGTGGCCAAACTGTTCTGCCTGACCGGTGCGACCGACGCGTTCTTCGGCGAGAAGGACTACCAGCAGCTGGCTCTGATCCGCCAGATGGTCGAAGACCTTCACCTGCCGGTGCGTGTGCACGGCTGCCCGATCATCCGCGAGGACAGCGGCCTGGCGCTCTCGTCGCGCAACCGTTACCTGAGCGAAGCTGAACACCAAACCGCGCTGACCTTGTCGCGCGCGCTTAAGACGGGCAGCTATGACGCAGCCCTGGCCGAGCTCAAGGCCGCCGACGGCATTGATCTCGACTATCTCGCCGTGACCACGCCGGAGCTCGAGGAGCTTCCCGAGGGCTACACCGGCCCGGCACGCCTGCTCGTCGCCGCGAAGGTGGGGCAGACCCGTCTGATAGACAATGCGGAAATCCAGGTCTAAGCCCTAGAAGGTGTGCTCGTCCGCGGGGAATTTGCCCTCGTGGACGGCGCGCTTGTAATCTGCGGCAGCTGCGCCGAGTGCCTCGCCGACCGCACCGAATTGGCGGACGAAACGCGCGCGGTGGCCACCGGCGGGGAAATCGGCCATGTCGTGCCACACCAGCACCTGGGCGTCCGTGTCTGGGCCGGCCCCGATGCCGATCGTGGGGACCGGGCAGTTCGCGGTGATCTCCTTGGCCAGCTCGGCCGGGACCATTTCAAAGACGACCATGTCCGCGCCCGCCTCGACGACCGCGTTGGTGTCTGCCCAGAGCTGGTCGGCGTTATCATCCCGGCCCTGGACCTTGAATCCGCTCAAGTTGTCCACGGACTGCGGGGTGAAGCCCACGTGGGCGCACACGGCGAGACCAGCGTTCTTGAGGGCTTCGATGCGCGGGGCGATGCGGACACCGCCCTCGAGCTTGACCATGTGGGCGCCGCTGCGGCGGATCATTTCAGTTGCGGTGCGCACGGCTTGCTCGTCGGAAGCTTCATAGCTGCCGAAGGGGAGGTCGGCCACGACAAGCGCGTTGCCGGCTCCGCGCACGACGGCGGCGGCGAGGTAGGTCATTTCGTCGACGGATACCTGGTTGGTCGTGTCGTAGCCGTAGAAGACATTGGCGGCGGAGTCTCCGACGAGCATGCACTCGATGCCGGCCTCCGCGAAGACGCGGGCGGTGGAGTAATCGTAGGCGGTGAGCATCGCCCATTTCTCGCCGTCGAGTTTCTTCTGCTTCAGGTCCGCGACCCGAACTTTCTTGGTGGGGGCCAGGTATCCAGTCATGCAGACAGTCTAGGCACGCGCCGAGGTGATGGCGTCGATCACGTTGGGATCGGCGTCTTCCACATTCACCGCGATCGGGTCCATCGGGCCCGCATCAGTCGGGTTCTCGTGGCGGGGGAGGCGCAGCACCGGGCACACGATCGGCACGCCGGCATCATTGATGATGCGGGCGGAAATGCCGTAGACGCGCTCGAGGAGCTCGGGGGTGAGCACTTCTGCCGGGGTGCCCTTGGCGATCGCGTGCCCGTCCTTGATCACCAGCAGCTCGTCGCAGAAGCGGGCCGCCAGGTTCAGGTCGTGGAGCGCCACGAGCGCCTGACGGTCGTCGCCGCGGACTTCGTCCTGGAGGATCTGCAGCAGTTCCACCTGGTGGCGCAAGTCGAGGGCGGAGGTGGGCTCGTCGAGAAGCATAATGCGTGGCGAGCGCACGAGCATCTGCGCGACGGCGACGAGCTGGCGCTGTCCGCCGGACATGTCGGAGATCATGCGGTCGGACAGCTTCGTGATGCCCAGCCGGTGCATGACCTCCGCCGTGCTTTCCAGAGCGTTGCTGGTGCCTTCGCAGCGGCGGCGCGCGGAGACCATGACGGACTCGAAGGCGGTGAGCGTTGCGCGCGAGAGCATGTCTTGCGGTACGTAGCCGACAGCTTGGACGCGCTCTTTGGCGCTCAGCGTGCGGCCGTCGACGACGATGTCCGCGCTGCCCGCGGAGGGCTTGTTGATGCCGGCGAGCGTTTTCACGAGCGTCGATTTCCCGGCGCCGTTCGGGCCGATGAGGCCGGTGATCTTGCCGTCGTCGAGCGGGCCGAATGTCATGTCGTCGATGATCGTCGAGCGGCCGTACCGCACGGTGAGATTCGTTGCGCTGATGGCCATGGGGGCTTAAGCACTCCTTCCGCGCGAGCGGGTGAAGATCAGGAACACGAAGAACGGTACGCCGACAAGGGCGGTGATGATACCCAGCGGAATAGCCACGCCAGGAATGATCGACAGCGACACGGCGTACGCGAGGCTCATGAGCATGGCGCCGGCCGCGGCCGCGCCGGGGAGGAAGAATTTCTGGTCCTCGCCGACGATCATGCGTGCGATGTGCGGGCCGACCAGGCCGATGAAACCGATGATGCCGGTGAATGCGACGGATGCGGCGGCTAGCAGTGAGGCGACGATGAGGGTGGTCACGCGGAGGCGCTGCACGTTGATGCCAAGAGCCGCCGCGCGGTCGTCGCCGAGGCGCAGCGCGGTGAGGCGCCATGAGTTGACCACGCAGAAGGGGATCGCCAGCGCGAGCACGATGGCGATCACGATATTCGCGGTCCAGGACGCGCGCTGCATGGAGCCCATCGTCCAGAACACGATCTGCTGGAGCGCCTCGTTGCTCGCCACGTACTGCAACAGCGAAAGGACCGCCTGGAAGAAGAAGGACAAGGCGATGCCAAGCAGGATCATCGATTCCGCGCTCGCCCCGCGCCAGATCGCCGCGCCCGCGATGATAAGCACCGCGAACAGGGCGGACAGCGCTGCGGTGAGCGCGAGGTTGAGCTGCGCATTCAGGATGATGGTCCAGCCCATCACGATGGACACTGCCGCGCCGAGCGCCGCCGCAGCCGAAATGCCCAGCGTGAACGGCTCCGCCAGCGGATTGTCCAGGATCGTCTGCATTTGTGCGCCGGACAGCCCTAGCGACGCGCCGACGAGCACCGCCATCACCGCCGCCGGGAGGCGGAGGGTGCGCACGACGGTCTCAGTCTGCTGGTCGACGGAATCGGGGGAGAAGACGGCGCGGAAGACGTCGCTGAGCGAAAGCTCGATGGGCCCAACGACCACCGCGACGAGGAAGCTCGCGATCGCACCGAGGACAAGGAGCGCAATCGCGATTGCTTTACGACGGCCGCGGCGACGGTAACTTTCAATCGCACGGTCCGGCGAATCCTTCTCGTAGTCGGTCTCGGGCGCTACGCGTGTGGTCACTGAGCTCTTTTCTTATCGCTTATTCGGCTTCGTATCCGTCGAGGAAGAAGGTGCCGCTGTAGTCGATCGGCATCCACTCGGCGTTGAAGTCCTCGAAGTCCTTCGCCGGGTCTAGGTCCCCGAATTCCTCCGGGTGGAGCCACTTGGCGAATGCCTCGAGAGCGAACACGTTGTACGGGCTGTCGTAGAACTGATGGTAGACGGCGAAGAAATCACCTTCCTTAGGGGCCGTCAGTTGTTCCATGCCCGGGCCGTGGAGCGGGCCGCCGAAGGACTCGCGCGCCGCCGCCTCGTCAGCCTGGTATCCCAGCTCAACATGGCTGAATGCGTCGGCCTTCTGCGGGTCGCGCGCCCACTCGCCGCCGGTGACGATCAGCTTGTCCGGGTTGACCTCGACGAGCTTCTCCGGCGTGATCTCCGTTTCGTCGGTGCCCAGGATCTCCGGTCCGACATTGTGGCCGCCTGCCGCGTCGACGAGCTTGCCCAGGTTGGCGTCGCCTGCGATTGTGCAGCAGTCCATGAATCCGGCTGCCATCCACACCACGGTTTTGGGCTTCTCCGTGATCGCGCCGACGCGGTCGGTGATGTCGCCCGCCTTCTCGGACCAGAACTTGTTGTAGCTCTCCGCGCGGTCCGACGCACCGAAAATATCGCCGAAGAGCTTCATGGACACCTCAGTGTTGTTCAGGGGGTCCTGGCGGAAGTCGGTGAAGACGTACTTCAGGCCGACGGCGTCCATGTCGGACAAGAAACCGTTCTGCTCGGCGACCTTCTTCTGGTCCAGCGTCATCATGACGACATCCGGCTTCTGCGCTAGTAGGTTCTCCACGGTCGCGTCGCCCTTCTGAAGGGAACCGATCTGCGGCAGGTCCTTGCCCTCCGGGAATTTCTCCAGGATTTTGTCGCGCATCGCAGGCGCCGCCTTTTCGAAGTCGTCGCCGTACGCCACGACCTTGTCGAACGGGTTGTCCTGCAGGATAGAGGTGGCGAAGATGCCGCGTCCCTCAGCCAACAGGATGCGCTCGGGCTGTTTGTCGAAATCGACGGTGCGGCCCGCCGCGTCGGTAACGGTCAGAACTGCCTCACCATTTTTCTCGTCCCCGTTGGAACCTGCGGCGTCACCGCCGCTGGAATCGGAGGAGCAGCCGGCGAGCCCCAGCACTGCGATGAACGAAAACAGCAGTGCTGCGAGTGTGCGTGGAAACTTCACGATCCACCTTTCAATACAAGTAAGCCTATGCTTAGTTTCAGGTAACCCTTCGCATGGTAAGGCATGCCTAATTAGAAAACAAGATTGTGCCCTAATTCGGATTGTGGGGCGATTTCCTCGGCCAATGGGTTTTGGGTAACTCCTGCACGCAAGGGGGGGCTGGCGCGGCTCTAGGACGTCTTCGCCGGGGTACGAGCAGTTCAGGCCGTTTCTTTCATGCCGTGAACGCGGTGCGGTAACGTAGCTTCTCGTTGCCCTAGTAGCTCAGTGGATAGAGCACGGCTCTCCTAAAGCCGGTGTCGGAGGTTCGATTCCTCTCTGGGGCGCTTTGACAACGCAGGACGTGCCAACCGGTGAGGACGAGGGTGCGACGTGGCGGTGAACTTGGGCGTGAACCACAAAAGCACGCGGTGTTCACGCTGGTCCTGGTCTCGGTGCTGATGGCGGTCTCTACCGTGATGGTTGGGCCTCGTCCGACGAGGCGCTGGCGGAGGCGATCGCCGACGACCCGATCGGCGCGCTCGCCGTGGTACTTCCTACCTGGGTGCTCGTGCCGTTTTTGATCACCGCGGTGCTCGCGCTGGTCTCCGGCGCGGTGCTTGGCATCTACTCCTCGGGCCTGACGCTTTTGACTTTGGGTATTAACATCCCGCGCCCCGCGGCCGCCGCGATCGACGGCGTCATTCTCACCCTCGGCACCATCTGGGTGGTTTTCTTCGCGCAAAGCTTCCTCGGGCCGTTCCAATCCTTCCTGATCACGCTCGGGGTGCCGTTGGCCAGCTGGGCGGGCATCCTCATCGCGGACATCTACTCGCGCACGCAGGATTATGATGAGCCCGCGCTTTATCGCGTCGAAGGCCGCTACGGTGCCGTCGACTGGATCTCTATTGGGATCTTGGTGGTCTCCTCGGTGATTGGCTGGGGCCTGGTGGCCAACCTGTTCGCCGAAGAAGCCGCTTGGAACAACTGGCAGGGCTACCTCCTACCACTGGTTGGCGAGCACTGGGCGGACGCGAACCTCGGCGTGCTCGTCGCGCTCGTGTTCTCCTTTGTTGTGGCGTGGTTTGCGCGCCGGGGCCGCATCCGCCGGTAGGAGGGGAGCGTGGCATAGTGCGCTCAGGCCAGCGCCCCATGCTTATCCACGACCCCTTCGGAGCGCACACCACCAGCGCAATACACAACAACCTCGTCGCCGGGCGAGAACTGCGCAAGCGTCCTCGATACCGCTTCCGGGTTTTGCTCCACCTCGCTGAGCGGGAGGTTTATCCCCGGCACGGGCAGATCCGCGACTGCCTTCTCGTGCGGTTCACGGACGTCGATAGAGGGTAGGCGGTGGGCCGTGAGGGCGTCGAAAAGCGCTTGCCCCTCATGGCTTGCGGAACACGCCTCGGTGTAGGTGCCCAAGTGCGTGGCGAGCTCGCGCCACGGGTCGCGGGTGACGGTGAAGCGGCGCATCGTGGCGGAAAGGACGTCGTACATGTGCAGCCTGCCCACCTTTACCTCGCCGACGCCGGAGAGGTACTTCACCGCCTCGGTGGACATGAGCGAGCCGACCACCGAGGTGGTCACGCCGAGCACGCCGTCGGTGGCGCAATCCGGCACGGAATCCGCGTCCGGCTGGGGGGGTAGAGGTCCCGCAAGCCCACACCGTCCGCGGGCGCGCTGGGGCCGGAGTGCCACAGGGCGATGTCGCCGCTGTAGCGCAGCACCGAACCCCATAGAAGCGGCGTGCCGGTGACCTCCGCGGCGTCGGCGGCGAGGAATTTGGTGGCGAAGGTGTCGGAGCCATCGATGAATAAATCGATGCCCTCGAGCGCCTCGATGAAGTTGTCGGTGCTGAGCCGGTCGCGTACGGCCGTGACCTGGATGTCCGGCTGCAGCTCGAGCAGACGCTCGGCGGCCACGTCGACCTTCCTGCGGCCCACATCGGAAGCGCCGAAGAGGATCTGACGGTGGATGTTGGTCAGATCGACCGTGTCGTCGTCCCACACTGTGATGTAGCCAACACTCGTGGCCTCGAGCGTCTGCATGACGGGACAGCCCAACCCGCCCGCACCGATGACCAGCACGTGGGCCTCGTGCAGGCGCTGTTGCTGTTCCGGCCCGAAGCCAGGCAGGTTCATCTCGCGTGCGGTGCGTTTAAGTTCTCGCTCGGGCAGCACGCTACAGCACCTCGTCGGCCCAGCTGGCCAGCCCGTCGAAGGCGGAGGATGCCACGGCGTGCTCGCGCCTCGGAATCCGCCCCGCGGCGAGCACCAGTCTGCCAGCCTCCACCGCGTGCCGCATGGCCTGCGCCATCGCCACCGGGTCTTGGCAGCGGTTCACCGCGCTCGCAAGCAGCACGCCCGAGCAGCCCAGCTCCATGGCGAGCGATGCGTCGGAGGCGGTGCCCACGCAGTCGTCGATAAGCACCTTCGTATCGGGATTTGCCTCATGGGCAGCGTGTGCGACGTCGCGGGCGAGCGTGTACAGGTCACGCGCGCTGATCGGTTTGGAACGCACCTGAATGACGCCGGCGCCACCAGCTGCGGCCGCGCGGGCGCGCTCAACCACGTCGGGGCCTTGGCCGGTGACAAAGTAGCAGCGCAGATCGAGTTCGGGTGTGCTCATATGCCGGTTAATCACGCAGGGCCTCAATCAGGTCGTCTTTGGACATCTCGGAGCGGCCCTCGATGCCGAGCTCCTGGGCGCGGTCGTACAGCTCCGTTTTCGTCCACTCCTCGTACGCGTCCGCTTCGCCACCGCGCTTGCCCAATGCGGAACTCCCGTCGCGTGCCGCCGCATTAGCGATTGCCGCCGCCTTGGACTTGGAATTGCCCTCGGCGAGAAGCGCTTCGTAGAGCTCTGGATCCTTGATTGGGTCAGCCATAACGCTAAGACTATGGGCCTGTAGCAGATCTCGCCGATTGCATAGTTTTTGAGCCTATTAATTAGCGAATTTTTTTAGGCATATCCGTGAAAAGTTTTAGCAGTACGATCAGTGTGTTTTCTCGGGTAAAAGGGGGGTTTAACCCCCTAAAGGGGCTAGCGAAAATTTATAAGTCGCCCGTTAAAAATCATCAACACGATGAATAAGTGCATAATATGCAACAGATCTACTGTGGCCGAGCTTACAATTTGCTAAAAATTGTCTACGAATTAACATGGGTAACATGTCAAATATCGCAACACCAGCCAGGGCTGCGAAGCGGCAGCCCCCGCCAATCAAGCCCGTCTCTCATGGTAGGGCTGTCGCAGTCCTCGCTCTGGGCACTGCCTTCCTCGCCGCGACACCGCTTTTGGTGAAGGCCGCGAACATGGACCCTGCAACGCAGGCGTTCCTTCGTGTCTTCATCGGCTTCCTCTGCCTCCTGCCGTTCGGCATTATGGAGATTAAAAAGAAGGAAGGCCTGGCCCGCAAGGGCATCATCTACTCGGTGATCTCCGGTCTCTTCCTGGGTATCGACTTCACTGCATGGAACTACTCCATTTTCTACATCGGCGCCGGCGTGGCCGCGATTCTGCTTAACCTGCAGGTCATCATCGTGCCGATGCTTACCGCCATTTTTGATAAGTACAAGATTCCGCCGGTCTTCCTGGTGCTTGTGCCCATCATGGCCGTCGGCGTGCTTCTCACGGGTGGCGTGTTCGAACCGTCCGAGGCAACCGGCCCGGACACGATCTACGGCATCAAGACCGCAACCCTGGGTACGGCCTTCGGCCTGACCTCCGGTGTGTGCTACTCGTTCTACCTGTACTTCTCCCGCAAGGCCGGCACCTCGGCCCGCAAGGATCTCTACATCCAGCCGATGATGTACACGGCTGCGGCACAGATGGTTGCGCCGACCATCGTTGCTTACACCGTTTCCGCCCGCGGCGGCTTCGACTTCAAGAACGGCGTGCTTGTCGACGGCGTCCTCCCGGCAGTCAACCCGGAGACCGCACTCGGCGACCCGCTGACCGCCTGGAACTGGATCGCCCTGATCCTGCTGGCCACCTTCGGTCAGGCTCTTGCATGGACCTTCGTCCAGTACGGCACCGTCTGGCTTGACCCGACGCTGTCCGCAGGTATCCTCCTGCTCTCCCCGGTGACCTCCGTCATCATCGCTGCACCGTTGTTCGGCGAGGTTCCGTCTGTCCTGCAGATCATCGGTGTCCTGATGATTTTGGCTACGGTGGCTTACCAGAACGGTTTGTTCTCCATTCTGATGGGCAAGAGGAAGAAACCGGACGAAGAAAACCCGGACGAAATGTTGGACGAACAGTTGCAGCGAGAAGGGTTAGCGCCTGGGCACTCGCCTGACGATGTCCCAGACAACCCGAAAAAGCATCACCACTAAGTCCGAAATTGCGTCCCCGGCCCTTCACTCACTGGGGGCGTAACGGCAGATATATAGGAGAAAGCATGAACCTCACCCAGCGTGAACAAGAAAAGCTGCTCATCGTGGTGGCAGCCGACGTTGCTCGTCGCCGCAAGGAACGCGGCCTGAAGCTGAACCACCCTGAGGCTGTAGCACTGATCACCGATTTCCTGCTCGAGGGCGCCCGCGACGGCAAGACCGTGGCTCAACTCATGAGCGAGGGTGTAGAGGTCCTCACCCGCGATGACGTCATGGAAGGCGTCCCGGAGATGATCTCTGACGTCCAGGTCGAGGCAACGTTCCCGGATGGAACGAAGCTGGTCACAGTTCACAACCCCATCCGCTAACTCTGAAAGGTTTAAGGATCGCATCATGATTCCTGGCGAGTACTTCATTTCCGACGGTGAACCAATCACCGTGAACGCGGACCGCGAAGCAGTCACCATCGAGGTGACCAACCGCGGCGACCGCCCGGTGCAGGTCGGTTCCCACTTCCACTTTGCAGAAGCAAACTCCGAGCTTGAGTTCGACCGCGAAGCAGCGCGTGGCAAGCGTCTGGACATTCCCGCAGGCACCGCGGTTCGTCTCGAGCCTGGCGATACCAGGACCGTCGACCTGATTGACTTCGGCGGCGAACGCCAAGTCTTCGGCTTCAACAGCCAAATCAACGGCGCACTGGACAATTAAGAGTAAGAGAGGGACACAACACTATGGCATTTCAAATGGATCGCCGTCAGTACGCCGAGCTTTACGGCCCCGCCGAGGGCGACGGCGTGCGACTGGCAGACACCAACCTGGTCGCTCGCGTCGAGCGCAACATCCCCAAGCCGGGTGAGGAAGTCACCTTCGGCGGCGGCAAGGTCATCCGCGACGGCATGGGCCAGAACAGCCGTGTGACCGGTAACCAGCAGATACCGGACGTGGTCATCACCGGTCCGCTAATCATTGACTACACCGGTATTTACGTCGCTGACATTGCGATCAAGGACGGCCGCATTCTCAAGATCGGTGCTGCAGGAAACCCGGATATTCAGGACGACATCGACATCACTATCGGCGTGGGCACCGAGGTTATCGCTGGTGAGGGAAAGATTGTCACCGCGGGTGCAGTGGATACCCACATCCATTTCATCTCCCCGGGGCAGGTCGAGGCCGCACTGGACAACGGCACCACCACGCTCATCGGCGGCGGCGTTGGCCCGGCTGAGTCCACCAACGCAACCACGGTTACCTCCGGTGCGACGAACATCCGCCGCATGATCGAGGCGACCAAGGACTTCGCCGTCAACGTCGGCTTCCTGGGCAAGGGCCACGCATCTGACGTCAACCCGCTGCGCGACCAGATTCTTGGCGGCGCAATCGGCCTGAAGATCCACGAGGACTGGGGCGCGACCGCGAACACCATCGACACCGCGCTTAACCTTGCGGACGAGGCTGACATCCAGGTCGCCATTCACACCGACACCCTCAACGAGGGCGGCTTTGTGGAGGACACCCGTGCAGCCATCGGCGATCGCGTCATCCACACCTTCCACACCGAAGGTGCCGGCGGCGGCCACGCTCCGGACATCATCGAGGTAGCCAGCATGCCGAATGTGCTGCCGGCGTCCACCAACCCGACGCTGCCGTACACGGTGAACACCCTGGACGAGCACCTCGACATGATTATGGTGTGCCACCACCTCAACCCGGACCTGCCGGAGGACGTCGCCTTCGCAGACTCCCGCATTCGTCGCGAGACCATCGCGGCCGAGGACGTCCTGCACGACCTAGGCGCACTGTCGATCACGTCTTCCGACTCCCAGGCCATGGGCCGCGTCGGCGAGGTCACCCTGCGCACCTGGCAGGTTGCTCACCGCATGAAGGAGCAGTTCGGTCCGCTCGAAGGCGACTCTGAGAACAACGACAACAACCGCATCAAGCGCTACATTGCCAAGTACACTATTAACCCGGCGATCGCTCAGGGTGTTTCCCACGTTGTCGGCTCGGTGGAAGAAGGCAAGCTTGCGGACCTCGTCGTCTGGAACCCGAAGAACTTCGGTGTCAAGCCGGACACCGTGCTGAAGAGCGGCTTCATCGTCCGCTCGATCATGGGTGATTCCAACGCGTCCATCCCGACCCCGCAGCCGCGCACCATGCGTTACTCCTTCGGTGCACTCGGCCGCGCTGCAGAGCGCACTTCTGTGACGTTCCTGCCGACGCTCGCGATCGAGGCTGGCCTGCCCGAGTCCCTGAACATTGGCCGTAAGTTTGTTGAGGCCAAGGGCATGCGGAACATCTCCAAGAAGGATATGAAGCACAACGACGCCATGCCGGACATCAAGGTCGATCCGGAGACCTACGAGCTGACTGTGGATGGCAAGAAGATCACGTCTGAGCCGGCAGAGGTTCTGCCGATGGCGCAGAGGTACTTCCTGTTCTAAGCCCGATGTAGAAAGGAGAGCGGAGGGGCGAATCAGCCGCTCCGCTCTCGACCTTTTTGGAAAGGAGTGGAATTTGCTCATCACCAAAATTCTGGGCAATGTCAACGACACACCGGATGGCGCCAGGGCAACCGACTCGGTTGTCTTTGACAACGAGAGCCGCGTCAAGCGCGTTCAACGGGTTGTCACCGAGGCGGGCAGCGATCTCGGCCTGCGCCTGGACAGCGAATTCAAGGAACTGAAAGACGGCGACATTCTGTACCGCGATGGCGATGCCGTGATCGTCGCAAAGATC
This window contains:
- a CDS encoding ABC transporter ATP-binding protein, whose translation is MAISATNLTVRYGRSTIIDDMTFGPLDDGKITGLIGPNGAGKSTLVKTLAGINKPSAGSADIVVDGRTLSAKERVQAVGYVPQDMLSRATLTAFESVMVSARRRCEGTSNALESTAEVMHRLGITKLSDRMISDMSGGQRQLVAVAQMLVRSPRIMLLDEPTSALDLRHQVELLQILQDEVRGDDRQALVALHDLNLAARFCDELLVIKDGHAIAKGTPAEVLTPELLERVYGISARIINDAGVPIVCPVLRLPRHENPTDAGPMDPIAVNVEDADPNVIDAITSARA
- a CDS encoding DUF1906 domain-containing protein; this translates as MLVTTNAFSRRRFLGRASALALLGAAGAAGVSRLPSADAQNRKPIGTVLDYAGGIPSGRAVKAAGHMGAVRYVSQPRPDSVSWMKAKPVRLSETHDFAANGLFTASVYQYGRAQTADWLPGAAGAAVHAPQAIQLHRAAGGPNGKPIYVAIDDNPTRTQYTNQIRPYLRAFQTALSASGLKTGVYGNYNVIQWCIEDGIGSYFWQHDWGSGGKLHPRANIHQKAKWQKHIEGHLCDINNVYTADWGQWQPGRASTPAPAPAAPAKPQPAPAQQAPAYRIPENSSVPDFSSNPTPQGVSSEAQNFARNLKPEDIRNAAEFARQFIN
- the panB gene encoding 3-methyl-2-oxobutanoate hydroxymethyltransferase, which codes for MTGYLAPTKKVRVADLKQKKLDGEKWAMLTAYDYSTARVFAEAGIECMLVGDSAANVFYGYDTTNQVSVDEMTYLAAAVVRGAGNALVVADLPFGSYEASDEQAVRTATEMIRRSGAHMVKLEGGVRIAPRIEALKNAGLAVCAHVGFTPQSVDNLSGFKVQGRDDNADQLWADTNAVVEAGADMVVFEMVPAELAKEITANCPVPTIGIGAGPDTDAQVLVWHDMADFPAGGHRARFVRQFGAVGEALGAAAADYKRAVHEGKFPADEHTF
- the panC gene encoding pantoate--beta-alanine ligase, which codes for MTILTRTPQELKQALIDAPGVSLAPTMGALHSGHISLVRKAQKLGNPVVVSIFVNPLQFAPGEDLDAYPRTLDEDIAKLEAEGVDAVFAPSVSTMYPHGPRTTIHPGPLGAILEGKTRPTHFAGVLTVVAKLFCLTGATDAFFGEKDYQQLALIRQMVEDLHLPVRVHGCPIIREDSGLALSSRNRYLSEAEHQTALTLSRALKTGSYDAALAELKAADGIDLDYLAVTTPELEELPEGYTGPARLLVAAKVGQTRLIDNAEIQV
- a CDS encoding transcriptional regulator — protein: MIDPVIHPLNRLKICAALRAGGATEGTTRREMKFSRLRDITDLSDATLSKQLSVLEEHGYVSRFREYGSTRAKDTVWVTLTRAGERALEGHLDALNRYAEPHDDTD
- a CDS encoding FecCD family ABC transporter permease; the encoded protein is MTTRVAPETDYEKDSPDRAIESYRRRGRRKAIAIALLVLGAIASFLVAVVVGPIELSLSDVFRAVFSPDSVDQQTETVVRTLRLPAAVMAVLVGASLGLSGAQMQTILDNPLAEPFTLGISAAAALGAAVSIVMGWTIILNAQLNLALTAALSALFAVLIIAGAAIWRGASAESMILLGIALSFFFQAVLSLLQYVASNEALQQIVFWTMGSMQRASWTANIVIAIVLALAIPFCVVNSWRLTALRLGDDRAAALGINVQRLRVTTLIVASLLAAASVAFTGIIGFIGLVGPHIARMIVGEDQKFFLPGAAAAGAMLMSLAYAVSLSIIPGVAIPLGIITALVGVPFFVFLIFTRSRGRSA
- a CDS encoding ABC transporter substrate-binding protein; its protein translation is MKFPRTLAALLFSFIAVLGLAGCSSDSSGGDAAGSNGDEKNGEAVLTVTDAAGRTVDFDKQPERILLAEGRGIFATSILQDNPFDKVVAYGDDFEKAAPAMRDKILEKFPEGKDLPQIGSLQKGDATVENLLAQKPDVVMMTLDQKKVAEQNGFLSDMDAVGLKYVFTDFRQDPLNNTEVSMKLFGDIFGASDRAESYNKFWSEKAGDITDRVGAITEKPKTVVWMAAGFMDCCTIAGDANLGKLVDAAGGHNVGPEILGTDETEITPEKLVEVNPDKLIVTGGEWARDPQKADAFSHVELGYQADEAAARESFGGPLHGPGMEQLTAPKEGDFFAVYHQFYDSPYNVFALEAFAKWLHPEEFGDLDPAKDFEDFNAEWMPIDYSGTFFLDGYEAE